Proteins encoded in a region of the Mycobacterium branderi genome:
- a CDS encoding ferrochelatase: MDFDAVLLLSFGGPEGPEQVRPFLENVTRGRGVPPERLDEVAEHYLHFGGVSPINGINRALVTELHAELGGSLPVYFGNRNWQPYVEDVVATMRDNGIRRAAVFSTSAWSGYSSCTQYVEDIARARRHAGEDAPELVKLRPYFDHPLFVEMFADAVAAAAKTVPAGARLVFTAHSIPVAADQRCGPRLYSSQVAYAARLVATAAGYRDYDLVWQSRSGPPQIPWLEPDVADHLSTLTGAVIVCPIGFVADHIEVVWDLDHELRSQADKAGIAFARAATPNADRRFARLAVDLIDELREGREPARVVGPDPVPGCGASVNGAPCGPPHCVAEWSSPAGLSPARPTAESR; this comes from the coding sequence ATGGACTTCGACGCGGTCCTGCTGCTGTCCTTCGGCGGGCCCGAAGGCCCCGAGCAGGTGCGGCCCTTTCTGGAGAACGTGACCCGCGGCCGGGGCGTCCCGCCGGAACGCCTCGACGAGGTCGCCGAGCACTACCTGCACTTCGGCGGGGTGTCGCCGATCAACGGCATCAACCGCGCACTGGTCACCGAACTGCACGCCGAACTCGGCGGCAGCCTGCCGGTGTATTTCGGTAACCGGAACTGGCAACCGTATGTCGAAGACGTCGTCGCGACCATGCGCGACAACGGAATTCGGCGTGCGGCGGTGTTCAGCACATCGGCGTGGAGTGGCTATTCCAGCTGTACCCAATACGTCGAGGACATCGCCCGGGCCCGTCGCCATGCCGGCGAGGATGCACCGGAATTGGTGAAACTGCGGCCCTACTTCGATCATCCGCTGTTCGTCGAGATGTTTGCCGACGCCGTCGCCGCCGCCGCAAAAACGGTGCCGGCGGGCGCCCGTTTGGTGTTCACCGCGCACTCCATCCCGGTGGCAGCCGATCAGCGCTGCGGTCCCCGGCTGTACAGCAGCCAAGTCGCATACGCCGCAAGGCTGGTGGCAACGGCCGCCGGATACCGGGATTACGACCTGGTGTGGCAGTCACGGTCGGGACCCCCGCAGATCCCGTGGCTGGAACCCGATGTCGCCGACCATCTTTCGACGCTCACCGGTGCGGTGATCGTGTGTCCGATCGGCTTTGTCGCCGACCACATCGAGGTGGTGTGGGATCTCGACCACGAGCTGCGCTCACAGGCCGACAAGGCGGGGATCGCGTTCGCGCGGGCCGCTACGCCCAACGCCGACCGCCGATTCGCCCGGCTGGCAGTCGATTTGATCGACGAGCTGCGCGAGGGCCGCGAGCCCGCTCGGGTGGTCGGGCCGGACCCGGTGCCGGGCTGTGGGGCCAGCGTCAACGGCGCGCCGTGCGGGCCGCCGCACTGCGTGGCCGAATGGTCTTCGCCTGCGGGGCTCAGCCCCGCCAGGCCGACCGCAGAATCGCGCTGA
- the moxR1 gene encoding chaperone MoxR1, whose product MTSAGGASGYSGPSGPPTTPAHASSADGGNGLAAEVHTLERAIFEVKRIIVGQDQLVERMLVGLLSKGHVLLEGVPGVAKTLAVETFARVVGGTFARIQFTPDLVPTDIIGTRIYRQGKEEFDTELGPVVVNFLLADEINRAPAKVQSALLEVMQERHVSIGGKTFPLPSPFLVMATQNPIEHEGVYPLPEAQRDRFLFKINVGYPSPEEEREIIYRMGVRPPEPKQILNTSDLLRLQEIAANNFVHHALVDYVVRVVTATRHPEQLGMNDVKSWIAFGASPRASLGIIAAARSLALVRGRDYVIPQDVIEVIPDVLRHRLVLTYDALADEISPEIVINRVLQTVAMPQVNAVPQQGHSVPPVMQGATAAASGR is encoded by the coding sequence ATGACATCAGCAGGTGGCGCCAGCGGGTACTCCGGCCCGAGCGGGCCGCCGACGACGCCGGCGCATGCGTCGTCGGCGGACGGTGGCAACGGACTGGCCGCCGAGGTACACACCCTGGAACGGGCGATCTTCGAGGTCAAGCGCATCATCGTCGGCCAGGATCAGCTCGTCGAGCGGATGCTGGTCGGCCTGCTGTCCAAGGGCCACGTACTGCTCGAGGGCGTGCCGGGTGTGGCCAAGACCCTGGCCGTGGAGACGTTCGCCCGGGTGGTCGGCGGGACGTTCGCTCGCATCCAGTTCACGCCCGACCTGGTGCCCACAGACATCATCGGTACGCGCATCTACCGGCAGGGCAAGGAGGAGTTCGACACCGAGCTGGGCCCGGTGGTGGTCAACTTCCTGCTGGCCGACGAGATCAACCGCGCGCCGGCCAAGGTGCAGTCGGCGCTGCTGGAGGTCATGCAGGAACGCCACGTTTCTATCGGCGGCAAGACCTTCCCGCTGCCCAGCCCGTTCCTGGTGATGGCAACCCAGAACCCGATCGAGCACGAGGGCGTCTACCCGCTGCCGGAGGCGCAGCGCGACCGCTTCCTGTTCAAGATCAACGTGGGCTACCCCTCTCCCGAGGAAGAGCGCGAGATCATCTACCGGATGGGTGTGCGTCCGCCGGAGCCCAAGCAGATCCTCAACACTTCTGACCTGCTGCGGCTGCAGGAAATCGCGGCCAACAACTTCGTGCATCACGCGCTGGTCGACTACGTGGTTCGCGTCGTCACCGCCACCCGCCACCCCGAGCAGCTCGGGATGAACGACGTCAAGAGCTGGATCGCGTTCGGCGCATCCCCGCGTGCGTCGCTGGGCATCATCGCCGCCGCTCGGTCGCTGGCGCTGGTGCGTGGCCGCGACTACGTGATTCCGCAGGACGTCATCGAGGTCATTCCCGACGTGCTGCGGCACCGGCTGGTGCTCACCTACGACGCGCTGGCCGACGAGATCTCGCCGGAGATCGTGATCAACCGGGTCCTGCAGACGGTCGCCATGCCGCAAGTGAATGCCGTTCCGCAGCAAGGACATTCGGTGCCACCGGTGATGCAAGGCGCCACGGCCGCGGCTAGCGGTCGGTGA
- a CDS encoding Rv1476 family membrane protein — protein MTTPQAPSYIPGEICGTVGLDPSTPPDQCLALVRAQVDFEGVSAPPDVAPGLRQVVNQARADGIDLKIVVLDQNPPNDPPLRDVATVVGSDHPDATVLVLSPSHVGSYSTHFPRSTLEIGEDNAKTGNPVVSAQNFLHQLNTPQFPWTAFTIVLLIVVAAAAVGTRILQLRARRSATAAEDAETSAEDVEQSS, from the coding sequence GTGACTACCCCGCAAGCGCCGTCCTACATCCCGGGCGAGATCTGCGGCACCGTCGGCCTCGACCCGTCGACCCCTCCCGATCAGTGTCTGGCGTTGGTCCGGGCGCAGGTCGACTTCGAAGGAGTCAGCGCGCCGCCGGACGTCGCCCCGGGACTGCGGCAGGTGGTCAACCAGGCTCGCGCTGACGGCATCGACCTCAAGATCGTCGTGCTCGACCAGAACCCGCCCAACGACCCGCCGCTGCGCGACGTCGCCACTGTGGTGGGGTCCGACCATCCCGACGCCACGGTTCTGGTGCTCAGCCCCTCGCACGTCGGCTCGTACAGCACGCATTTCCCCCGCTCCACGCTGGAGATCGGCGAGGACAACGCCAAGACCGGCAACCCCGTGGTCTCGGCGCAGAATTTCCTGCACCAGCTCAACACCCCGCAGTTTCCCTGGACAGCCTTCACCATCGTGCTGTTGATCGTGGTGGCGGCGGCTGCCGTCGGCACCCGGATCCTGCAACTGCGGGCCAGGCGCTCAGCAACCGCGGCCGAAGACGCTGAGACGTCGGCTGAGGACGTCGAACAGAGCAGCTAG
- the inhA gene encoding NADH-dependent enoyl-ACP reductase InhA — protein sequence MAGLLEGKRILVTGIITDASIAFHIARVAQEQGAQLVCTGFDRLRLIERILDRLPEKPPLVELDVQNEKHLDTLAERVLEVIGEGNQLDGVVHSIGYMPPSGMGINPFFEAPYEDVSKGIHISAYSYASLAKALLPIMNRGGAIVGMDFDPTRAMPAYNWMTVAKSALESVNRFVAREAGPYGVRSNLVAAGPIRTLAMSAIVGGALGEEAGKQMELLEQGWDQRAPIGWDMKDATPVAKTVCAVLSDWLPATTGDIIFADGGAHNQLL from the coding sequence ATGGCAGGACTTCTCGAAGGCAAACGCATCCTGGTCACCGGGATCATCACCGATGCGTCGATCGCGTTCCACATCGCCCGGGTCGCCCAGGAGCAGGGCGCGCAGCTGGTCTGCACCGGGTTCGACCGGCTGCGGCTGATCGAGCGGATCCTCGACCGGCTGCCCGAAAAGCCGCCGCTGGTCGAGCTGGACGTGCAAAACGAGAAGCACCTCGACACGCTGGCCGAGCGGGTGCTCGAGGTGATCGGCGAGGGCAATCAGCTTGACGGCGTGGTGCATTCGATCGGTTACATGCCGCCCAGCGGGATGGGCATCAATCCGTTCTTCGAGGCGCCGTATGAGGATGTCTCCAAAGGTATTCACATTTCGGCGTATTCGTACGCGTCGCTGGCCAAGGCGTTGTTGCCGATCATGAATCGCGGCGGCGCGATCGTCGGGATGGATTTCGACCCCACCCGCGCGATGCCGGCCTACAACTGGATGACGGTGGCCAAGAGCGCGCTGGAGTCGGTGAACCGGTTCGTGGCACGCGAAGCCGGCCCGTACGGTGTGCGCTCCAACCTTGTTGCCGCCGGGCCGATTCGGACGCTGGCGATGAGCGCGATCGTCGGCGGCGCGCTCGGTGAAGAAGCCGGCAAGCAGATGGAGCTGCTCGAGCAGGGCTGGGACCAGCGGGCGCCGATCGGCTGGGACATGAAGGACGCCACCCCGGTCGCCAAGACGGTGTGCGCGGTGCTGTCCGACTGGCTGCCGGCCACCACCGGCGACATCATCTTCGCCGACGGCGGGGCGCACAACCAGTTGCTCTGA
- the ripA gene encoding NlpC/P60 family peptidoglycan endopeptidase RipA, giving the protein MRRFRRGSLSRLAASLCVLMVLCTPGLATADPGAGPDTLGGLIADVAKANQRLQDLSAAIKTEQESVNKALVDVETARDNVAAAQHDVEVSQQGVKDANAAIAAAQQRFDRFAAATYINGPSDSYLTAAGPDDIIATATAGRTLSASSQRVMENLQRARTEQVNKESAARLAKQKADKAAAEARASQDAAVAALTNAHRTFAEQQQEVNRLGAERDAARARLDAARSWSAPGGGTGTGPRAASSPGDRWDPGGAPGAPRAHNPGQWDGEWDPTLPMVPSANVPGDPIAVINTILGISATSSQVTANMGKKFLQQMGILKPDDTGITNGRIPRVYGRQASEYVIRRGLSQLGVPYSWGGGNAAGPSRGIGSGSDTVGFDCSGLVLYSFAGVGIKLPHYSGSQYNLGRKIPSSQMRRGDVIFYGPGGSQHVTIYLGDGQMLEAPDVGLKVRVAPVRTSGMTPYVVRYIEY; this is encoded by the coding sequence ATGAGACGCTTCCGCCGCGGCTCGCTTTCTCGCTTGGCCGCAAGCCTCTGTGTGCTCATGGTGTTGTGCACGCCGGGGCTCGCGACGGCGGATCCGGGCGCGGGGCCGGACACGCTGGGCGGGCTGATCGCCGACGTCGCAAAGGCCAACCAGCGTCTGCAGGACCTCAGCGCCGCAATCAAGACCGAACAGGAAAGCGTCAACAAGGCGCTGGTCGACGTGGAAACGGCGCGCGACAACGTCGCCGCCGCCCAACATGACGTCGAAGTCAGCCAGCAGGGCGTCAAGGACGCCAACGCGGCAATCGCTGCGGCGCAGCAGCGCTTCGACAGGTTCGCGGCGGCGACCTACATCAACGGCCCCTCTGACAGTTATCTGACCGCCGCCGGCCCGGACGACATCATTGCCACCGCCACCGCGGGCAGGACCCTATCCGCCAGCTCCCAGCGAGTGATGGAGAACCTGCAGCGGGCCCGCACCGAGCAGGTGAACAAGGAGTCTGCGGCGCGGTTGGCCAAGCAGAAAGCCGACAAGGCTGCCGCGGAGGCGCGGGCCAGCCAGGACGCGGCGGTGGCGGCGCTGACCAACGCGCATCGCACGTTCGCCGAACAGCAGCAAGAAGTCAACCGCCTGGGCGCCGAGCGCGACGCGGCCCGGGCCAGGCTTGACGCCGCCCGCAGTTGGTCGGCGCCGGGGGGCGGAACCGGCACCGGCCCGCGGGCGGCGTCTTCCCCTGGAGACCGGTGGGATCCCGGCGGCGCCCCGGGAGCGCCGCGCGCTCACAACCCCGGGCAGTGGGACGGCGAGTGGGACCCGACCCTGCCGATGGTGCCCAGCGCCAACGTCCCCGGCGACCCGATCGCCGTCATCAACACGATCCTGGGCATTTCGGCGACCTCATCGCAGGTCACCGCCAACATGGGGAAGAAATTCCTCCAACAGATGGGCATCCTCAAGCCCGACGACACCGGCATCACCAACGGCCGGATCCCGCGCGTCTACGGACGGCAGGCCTCCGAATATGTGATTCGCCGCGGGTTGTCGCAGTTGGGCGTGCCGTACTCCTGGGGCGGGGGTAACGCGGCGGGGCCGAGTCGCGGAATCGGCTCCGGGTCGGACACCGTCGGTTTCGACTGCTCGGGGCTGGTGCTGTATTCGTTCGCCGGCGTGGGCATCAAACTGCCGCACTACTCAGGTTCGCAGTACAACCTCGGCCGCAAGATCCCGTCGTCGCAGATGCGCCGGGGTGACGTCATCTTCTACGGGCCGGGCGGCAGCCAGCACGTCACGATCTACCTCGGCGACGGCCAGATGCTCGAGGCGCCGGATGTCGGTTTGAAGGTCAGGGTCGCGCCGGTTCGCACCAGTGGCATGACGCCCTACGTGGTCCGCTACATCGAGTACTGA
- a CDS encoding DUF58 domain-containing protein produces the protein MTESKTPAVVHPPSMQRGEIGDPKLSAALRTLELTIKRKLDGLLHGDHLGLIPGPGSEPGESREYVPGDDVRRMDWAVTARTTHPHVRQMIADRELETWLVVDMSASLDFGTSVCEKRDLAVAAAAAITFLNSGGGNRLGALIDNGAQRIRVPARSGRQHEQTLLRAIATAPKAPVGVRGDLAASIDALRRPERRRGMAVIISDFLGPINWQRPLRAIAARHEVLGIEVLDPRDVELPDVGDVILQDAESGVTREFTIDEQLRDDFGKAAAAHRADVKRTFRSCGAPLMSLRTDRDWIGDIVRFVESRRRGALAGRQ, from the coding sequence GTGACGGAGTCCAAAACGCCGGCGGTGGTACATCCGCCGTCGATGCAGCGCGGGGAGATCGGCGACCCGAAGCTGTCGGCGGCGCTGCGCACCCTCGAACTCACCATCAAACGCAAGCTCGACGGCCTCCTGCACGGCGATCACCTGGGCCTGATCCCGGGTCCGGGCTCGGAGCCGGGGGAGTCGCGCGAGTATGTGCCCGGTGACGACGTGCGCCGGATGGACTGGGCAGTCACCGCGCGCACCACCCACCCGCATGTGCGGCAGATGATCGCCGACCGGGAGCTCGAGACCTGGTTGGTGGTCGACATGTCGGCCAGCCTGGACTTCGGCACCAGCGTCTGCGAAAAACGCGACCTGGCGGTGGCCGCCGCGGCCGCGATCACATTTCTCAACAGCGGCGGCGGCAACCGGCTCGGCGCGCTGATCGACAATGGGGCACAACGGATCCGGGTACCAGCCCGGTCCGGACGCCAGCATGAGCAGACCTTGTTGCGCGCCATCGCCACCGCGCCCAAGGCGCCGGTCGGGGTGCGCGGCGATCTGGCGGCATCGATCGACGCGCTGCGCCGCCCCGAGCGCCGTCGCGGGATGGCGGTGATCATCAGCGATTTCCTCGGCCCGATCAACTGGCAGCGGCCGCTGCGCGCGATCGCCGCCCGCCACGAAGTGCTGGGCATCGAGGTGCTCGACCCCCGCGATGTCGAGCTGCCGGACGTGGGCGACGTCATCCTGCAGGACGCCGAATCCGGTGTCACCCGCGAGTTCACCATCGACGAACAGCTGCGTGACGACTTCGGCAAAGCGGCGGCCGCCCATCGCGCAGACGTCAAGCGCACCTTCCGCAGCTGCGGGGCGCCGCTGATGTCGTTGCGCACCGACCGCGACTGGATCGGCGACATCGTCCGCTTCGTGGAATCTCGTCGACGCGGCGCATTGGCGGGGCGCCAATGA
- the fabG1 gene encoding 3-oxoacyl-ACP reductase FabG1, with product MTETATETTHAGKPPFVSRSVLVTGGNRGIGLAIARRLAADGHKVAVTHRGSGAPEGLFGVECDVTDNDAVDRAYKEVEEHQGPVEVLVSNAGLAADAFLMRMTEEKFQKVIDANLTGAFRVAQRASRSMQRKRFGRMIFIGSVSGTWGIGNQANYAASKAGLIGMARSIARELSKANVTANVVAPGYIDTDMTRALDERIQAGALEFIPAKRVGTAAEVAGVVSFLASEDASYISGAVIPVDGGMGMGH from the coding sequence GTGACTGAGACAGCCACAGAAACCACTCACGCAGGCAAGCCGCCCTTCGTATCGCGATCGGTGCTGGTCACGGGAGGAAATCGCGGGATCGGGCTCGCGATCGCGCGGCGTTTGGCTGCCGACGGCCACAAGGTGGCTGTCACGCATCGCGGATCCGGGGCGCCCGAGGGATTGTTCGGCGTCGAGTGTGACGTCACCGACAACGACGCCGTCGATCGCGCCTACAAGGAGGTCGAGGAACACCAGGGCCCGGTCGAGGTGCTGGTGTCCAACGCCGGCCTGGCCGCGGATGCATTCCTCATGCGGATGACCGAAGAGAAGTTCCAGAAGGTCATCGACGCCAACCTCACCGGGGCGTTCCGGGTGGCCCAGCGGGCGTCGCGCAGCATGCAGCGAAAGCGGTTCGGCCGAATGATCTTCATCGGTTCGGTCTCCGGCACGTGGGGCATCGGCAACCAGGCCAATTACGCGGCCTCCAAGGCCGGTCTGATCGGTATGGCCCGCTCGATTGCTCGCGAGCTGTCGAAGGCCAACGTGACCGCGAATGTGGTGGCCCCGGGCTACATCGACACCGATATGACCCGCGCGCTGGACGAGCGGATTCAGGCGGGGGCACTGGAATTCATCCCGGCGAAGCGGGTTGGCACCGCCGCCGAGGTTGCCGGCGTGGTCAGCTTTCTCGCCTCTGAGGACGCCTCGTACATCTCAGGCGCGGTGATCCCGGTCGACGGCGGCATGGGCATGGGTCACTAG
- the ripB gene encoding NlpC/P60 family peptidoglycan endopeptidase RipB: MRQTISRLIGMTLAVIGLVLGLACPAVAEDGAWDPTLPPVISAGAPGDPVAIANASLNATAQATQTTMDLGRQFLGGLGINLGGNNTNTTPGRIPRVYGRQAVEYVIRRASSQMGVPYSWGGGTPNGPSKGVDSGADTVGFDCSGLMRYAFAGVGVLIPRFSGDQYNAGRHVPPSQAKRGDLIFYGPGGGQHVTMYLGNGQMLEASSIAGKVTVSPVRTPGMTPFVTRIIEY, translated from the coding sequence ATGCGCCAGACGATTTCGCGTCTGATCGGGATGACGTTGGCGGTGATCGGGCTGGTGCTCGGCCTGGCCTGCCCGGCCGTTGCCGAGGACGGCGCCTGGGACCCGACGCTACCGCCGGTGATCAGCGCCGGCGCCCCGGGGGATCCGGTCGCCATCGCCAATGCCTCGCTGAACGCCACCGCCCAGGCCACCCAGACCACGATGGATCTGGGGCGGCAGTTCCTCGGCGGGCTCGGGATCAACCTGGGTGGCAACAACACCAACACCACCCCGGGCCGGATTCCGCGGGTCTATGGCCGCCAGGCCGTCGAATATGTGATCCGCCGGGCGTCGTCGCAGATGGGGGTGCCGTATTCGTGGGGTGGCGGCACCCCCAACGGGCCCAGCAAGGGTGTGGACTCGGGCGCCGACACCGTCGGCTTCGACTGTTCGGGCCTGATGCGCTACGCCTTCGCCGGCGTCGGCGTACTGATCCCGCGGTTTTCCGGCGACCAGTACAACGCCGGCCGGCACGTCCCGCCGTCGCAGGCCAAACGCGGCGACCTGATCTTCTACGGCCCGGGCGGCGGCCAGCACGTCACCATGTATCTGGGCAACGGTCAGATGCTGGAGGCGTCCAGCATCGCCGGCAAGGTCACGGTCAGCCCGGTGCGCACGCCCGGCATGACGCCGTTTGTCACCCGGATCATCGAGTACTGA
- a CDS encoding NfeD family protein encodes MPAALIWLIVALGLAGAEALTGDMFLLMLGGGALAAAGSSWLLNLPIWADGAVFLVVSVLLLVLVRPALRRRLTPAVGARTGVEALEGKNALVLDRVARDEGQVKLDGQIWTARPLNDVDVYEPGELVTVVHIDGATAVVWKNV; translated from the coding sequence ATGCCTGCCGCCCTGATCTGGCTGATCGTCGCGCTGGGTCTTGCCGGTGCGGAGGCACTGACCGGCGATATGTTCTTGCTGATGCTGGGGGGCGGCGCCCTTGCCGCGGCGGGCAGCAGCTGGCTGCTGAATTTGCCGATCTGGGCCGACGGCGCGGTTTTCCTCGTGGTCTCGGTGCTGCTCTTGGTGCTGGTCCGGCCTGCGCTGCGGCGACGGCTCACGCCGGCGGTGGGTGCGCGGACCGGCGTGGAAGCGCTGGAAGGCAAGAACGCGCTGGTCCTCGACCGGGTCGCACGCGACGAGGGTCAGGTCAAGTTGGACGGCCAAATCTGGACCGCCCGCCCGCTCAACGACGTCGACGTGTACGAACCCGGCGAGCTGGTGACCGTCGTGCACATCGACGGTGCCACCGCGGTGGTGTGGAAGAACGTCTAA
- a CDS encoding VWA domain-containing protein: protein MNLPLLGPMTLTGFAHAWWFLFFLVVLGIVALYIIAQVARQRRMLRFANMELLESVAPKQPTRWRHLAAILLTLSLVLLTIAMAGPTHDVRIPRNRAVVMLVIDVSQSMRATDVEPNRMVAAQVAAKEFAGELTPGINLGLIAYAGTATVLVQPTTNREATKAALDKLQFADRTATGEGIFTALQAIATVGAVIGGGDTPPPARIVLFSDGKETVPTNPDNPKGAFTAARTAKDQGVPISTISFGTPYGFVDINGQRQPVPVDDTTMKKVAELSGGNHYNASNLQQLKEVYASLQQQIGYETIRGDASVGWLRLGSLILALAALAAVLINRRLPT from the coding sequence ATGAATTTGCCGTTGCTCGGCCCGATGACGCTCACCGGGTTCGCTCACGCGTGGTGGTTTCTGTTCTTCCTGGTCGTTCTCGGCATCGTCGCGCTCTACATCATCGCGCAGGTGGCCCGGCAGCGGCGGATGCTGCGGTTCGCCAACATGGAACTGCTGGAAAGCGTTGCGCCCAAACAGCCCACCCGGTGGCGGCATCTCGCGGCGATTCTGTTGACACTGTCGTTGGTACTGCTGACCATCGCGATGGCCGGGCCGACGCACGATGTGCGGATCCCGCGCAACCGCGCGGTGGTGATGCTGGTGATCGACGTGTCGCAGTCGATGCGCGCGACGGACGTTGAACCCAACCGGATGGTGGCCGCACAGGTGGCTGCCAAGGAGTTCGCCGGCGAGCTGACGCCCGGCATCAACTTGGGCCTGATCGCTTACGCGGGCACCGCGACGGTGCTTGTGCAGCCGACCACCAACCGGGAGGCCACCAAGGCCGCGCTGGACAAGCTGCAGTTCGCCGACCGAACCGCCACCGGCGAAGGCATCTTCACCGCATTGCAGGCCATCGCCACCGTCGGCGCGGTGATCGGCGGCGGCGACACCCCGCCGCCGGCGCGCATCGTGTTGTTCTCCGACGGCAAGGAGACGGTGCCGACCAACCCGGACAATCCCAAGGGGGCGTTCACCGCCGCACGCACCGCCAAGGACCAGGGCGTGCCGATCTCGACCATTTCGTTCGGCACCCCGTACGGGTTCGTCGACATCAACGGCCAGCGCCAACCGGTGCCCGTCGACGACACCACGATGAAGAAGGTCGCCGAACTCTCCGGCGGCAACCACTACAACGCGTCGAATCTGCAGCAGCTCAAAGAGGTCTACGCGTCGTTGCAGCAGCAGATCGGGTACGAGACCATCCGCGGTGACGCCAGCGTCGGCTGGCTGCGGCTCGGTTCGCTGATCCTGGCGTTGGCCGCTCTGGCCGCGGTGCTGATCAACCGCAGATTACCTACTTAG